A stretch of the Rhizobium sp. CCGE531 genome encodes the following:
- a CDS encoding L-threonylcarbamoyladenylate synthase, with protein MTATRRFDVSDSGIEAAAWLMRNGEVVAFPTETVYGLGADASSPAGIERIYEAKGRPRHNPLIIHVSDLEMARRMAHFNPEAELAAASFWPGPLTLLLPKREDAGLATAVTAGMKNVAIRFPSSSVAQRLIRAVGFPVAAPSANRSGKVTSTRFAEVARQLDGRISGIVEEDTCDHGLESTILSLVGSPTILRHGSVTWEALEALLGPIDEDSAPQKVSAPGQLKSHYAPEAAVQMNVDRPAGNMVWVGFGPESEGSQFTLSSSGDLHEAARNLYTVMSEADASAGPSDVIAFAPIPLAGLGWAINDRLRRAAAPRQR; from the coding sequence ATGACCGCCACCCGTCGTTTTGACGTCAGCGACAGCGGGATTGAAGCTGCCGCCTGGCTAATGCGAAATGGCGAAGTTGTCGCTTTTCCGACGGAGACGGTGTACGGGCTCGGCGCGGACGCCAGCAGCCCCGCCGGGATCGAGCGCATCTATGAAGCCAAGGGACGCCCGCGGCATAACCCGCTAATTATCCACGTTTCGGACTTGGAAATGGCGCGCAGGATGGCACATTTCAATCCGGAGGCAGAGTTGGCTGCTGCCAGCTTTTGGCCGGGACCTCTGACATTGCTTCTGCCAAAGCGGGAAGACGCGGGGCTCGCAACCGCAGTTACCGCGGGCATGAAAAATGTCGCAATCCGATTTCCGTCGTCAAGCGTCGCCCAGCGGCTGATCCGAGCCGTCGGATTTCCGGTGGCAGCGCCTTCCGCCAATCGTTCCGGGAAGGTCACCTCGACGCGCTTTGCAGAGGTTGCCCGGCAGTTGGACGGACGAATTTCGGGAATCGTGGAAGAAGACACATGCGATCATGGCCTTGAATCGACCATTCTGTCTTTGGTCGGCTCTCCGACCATTCTACGCCACGGGTCGGTTACGTGGGAGGCGCTGGAAGCTTTGCTCGGTCCGATTGACGAGGACAGCGCTCCCCAGAAAGTCTCGGCTCCAGGCCAGCTAAAGAGCCATTATGCTCCGGAAGCTGCAGTTCAGATGAATGTCGATCGCCCTGCCGGCAATATGGTCTGGGTCGGTTTCGGTCCAGAAAGCGAAGGGTCTCAGTTCACGCTATCTTCTTCTGGTGACCTTCATGAGGCTGCCCGCAACCTCTACACCGTCATGAGTGAGGCCGACGCTTCGGCTGGGCCAAGTGATGTAATCGCGTTCGCTCCAATCCCGCTGGCTGGCCTTGGATGGGCGATCAATGATCGTCTGCGAAGAGCCGCGGCACCGCGTCAAAGGTAG
- a CDS encoding aldo/keto reductase, whose product MEYRQLGRSGLKISQLVLGCMSFGVADRGNHAWTLSEDDSRPFIKEALEQGINCFDTANAYSDGTSEEIVGKLLREMVPRDEVVIATKVYGKMRSGANAVGLSRKAIMAEAEASLKRLGTDYIDLYQIHFWDNSTPIEETLEALTDLVRSGKVRYIGASNCYAWQFARALYKSDAAGWSRFISMQAQMNLLYREEEREMLRLCKAEGVGIMAFSPLARGRLSRPWEESSLRSETDNVTARFYGHADEADRRVVDVVAKIADDKNVSRSLVAMAWLNTKAGVTAPIIGATKLQHLKDAVASLAVKLSDDEVRELEEPYVPHSVVGLN is encoded by the coding sequence ATGGAATATCGTCAGCTTGGCCGGTCAGGTCTGAAAATCTCGCAACTGGTCCTTGGTTGCATGAGTTTCGGCGTCGCCGATCGCGGCAACCATGCTTGGACCTTGTCCGAAGACGACAGCAGGCCCTTTATCAAAGAGGCACTCGAACAGGGCATAAACTGCTTCGACACGGCCAATGCCTACTCAGACGGCACAAGCGAGGAGATCGTCGGCAAGCTGCTCAGGGAGATGGTGCCGCGTGATGAGGTTGTCATTGCCACCAAGGTCTACGGCAAGATGCGCAGTGGAGCGAATGCGGTCGGACTTTCCCGCAAGGCAATCATGGCGGAGGCTGAGGCCAGCCTCAAGCGGCTGGGGACCGACTACATCGACCTCTACCAAATTCATTTCTGGGACAATTCGACCCCGATCGAAGAGACGCTGGAAGCGCTGACCGATCTCGTTCGAAGCGGCAAGGTTCGCTACATCGGTGCGAGCAATTGTTACGCATGGCAATTCGCGCGCGCGCTCTACAAGTCGGACGCTGCCGGATGGTCGCGTTTCATCTCGATGCAAGCTCAGATGAACCTCCTTTATCGCGAGGAAGAGCGGGAGATGTTGCGGCTCTGCAAAGCTGAAGGTGTGGGGATCATGGCGTTCAGTCCGCTGGCTCGCGGGCGCCTCAGCCGGCCTTGGGAGGAAAGCAGTTTGAGGTCCGAGACCGACAATGTCACCGCTCGGTTCTACGGTCACGCGGACGAGGCGGATCGCCGCGTCGTAGACGTCGTCGCAAAGATTGCAGACGACAAGAACGTCTCACGATCCCTCGTTGCGATGGCGTGGCTTAACACAAAGGCGGGCGTGACGGCTCCTATAATCGGCGCCACGAAGCTTCAGCATCTGAAGGATGCCGTCGCTTCGTTGGCCGTCAAGCTAAGCGACGACGAGGTCCGCGAACTCGAGGAGCCATACGTGCCGCACAGCGTAGTCGGCTTGAACTGA
- the oiaX gene encoding 3-oxo-isoapionate-4-phosphate decarboxylase OiaX yields the protein MTIELAQPRPSDILVTYRIETAGDPEVLADKIASDQSTGTFVDLPGETPELKARAAARIVALERLEAVGVPSLPSEGRAFNRALATIAYPLEAVGTDLSALTTVALGGVWSIKGFTGLRIVGLQLPPEFERVYPGPQFGIEGSRRLTGVYDRPIIGTIIKPALGLTPDQTAQVVAELVASGVDFIKDDEKLMSPPYSSLEARVKAIMPIIRDQEQRTGKKVMYAFGISDVDPDEMLRKHDLVVREGGNAAVININSIGMGAFLFLRRRSSLALHAHRNGWDLLTRHPGLGFDFSVYQQLWRLLGVDQFQINGIAAKYWEPDHSFVQSFRDLQKPIFSDADRPLPVVCSGQWGGQAPETYRRTGQTVDHLYLCGGGVVSHPGGPSAGVRAVRAAWDAAVAGIDLHEYAKSYPELAQALAKFGSKTVSEGR from the coding sequence ATGACGATAGAATTGGCTCAACCAAGGCCTTCCGACATCCTGGTCACCTACCGCATCGAAACAGCAGGGGATCCTGAGGTGCTGGCCGACAAAATAGCCAGCGACCAATCTACGGGGACCTTTGTCGATTTGCCGGGTGAGACGCCAGAGCTGAAGGCTCGTGCGGCCGCGAGGATCGTGGCGTTGGAGAGGCTGGAGGCAGTCGGCGTGCCGTCTCTTCCTTCTGAGGGGAGGGCGTTCAATCGTGCCCTGGCGACGATCGCCTATCCGCTGGAAGCGGTCGGCACCGATCTATCTGCTCTGACGACGGTCGCTCTTGGCGGCGTATGGTCGATCAAGGGATTCACCGGACTTCGGATCGTCGGCCTGCAACTGCCTCCAGAGTTCGAAAGAGTCTATCCAGGACCCCAATTCGGGATCGAGGGCTCCCGGCGCCTGACCGGCGTTTACGACAGGCCGATCATCGGCACGATCATCAAGCCCGCGCTCGGCCTGACCCCGGACCAGACGGCGCAAGTGGTTGCTGAACTCGTCGCGTCCGGCGTCGACTTCATCAAGGACGATGAGAAACTGATGTCGCCACCGTACTCCTCATTGGAGGCGCGGGTGAAAGCCATAATGCCGATCATCCGTGACCAGGAGCAGCGTACCGGCAAGAAGGTGATGTATGCCTTCGGCATTTCCGACGTCGATCCCGACGAGATGCTTCGCAAGCACGACCTGGTCGTGCGCGAGGGTGGCAACGCCGCCGTCATCAACATCAATTCGATCGGCATGGGCGCTTTTCTGTTTCTGCGTCGACGGTCGTCTCTGGCCTTGCACGCCCATCGCAACGGCTGGGATCTTCTTACCCGGCATCCTGGTCTCGGGTTCGATTTCTCAGTCTACCAACAGCTTTGGCGACTTCTCGGCGTGGACCAATTCCAGATCAACGGCATCGCCGCCAAATACTGGGAACCGGACCATTCTTTCGTCCAATCGTTCCGTGATCTCCAGAAACCGATCTTCAGTGACGCCGACCGTCCGCTACCGGTCGTTTGTTCTGGTCAGTGGGGTGGACAGGCACCCGAGACCTATCGGAGGACGGGGCAGACGGTCGACCACCTTTACCTTTGTGGCGGTGGCGTCGTCAGCCATCCCGGCGGGCCTTCGGCGGGTGTGAGAGCGGTCCGTGCGGCCTGGGATGCCGCGGTCGCCGGAATCGATCTCCATGAATATGCCAAATCTTATCCAGAGCTGGCGCAGGCGCTCGCCAAGTTCGGCTCGAAAACCGTATCAGAAGGAAGATGA
- a CDS encoding aldo/keto reductase gives MLQRTLGKTEVTLTSLGLGTSPLGGCNVDVSFQAFEAVVLKAYELGVRYFDTAPLYGLGKSEHSLGHVLRNHDLVGKVVVSTKAGRILKPESRAKRAESLYGIDWVKALPFVDEYDYSYDGIMRAFEDSQQRLGMDHVDILYLHDVSGEWHREAYSTHLSALRSSGYKACDELRRTGSVKAIGLGVNETASVLQVAEEFDLDCSMVAGRYTLLNHGALDQFYPEMQRRGIGIIAAGIYNSGILAEGSKSMTTTRTYDCQPAPEAIVRKVEALETVCERHGVSLATAATQFVYAHPAVTAVVQGALTPEHVAANVAAISTPIPAAFWDDLKSSGLIPAAAPVPTT, from the coding sequence ATGCTGCAGAGAACACTTGGAAAAACCGAAGTAACGCTCACCTCCTTGGGACTGGGGACCTCGCCCCTCGGTGGCTGCAACGTTGACGTGAGCTTCCAGGCCTTCGAAGCGGTCGTCCTCAAAGCGTATGAGCTCGGCGTTCGCTATTTCGATACCGCGCCACTCTACGGTCTCGGAAAATCCGAGCATTCTCTCGGTCATGTTCTCAGGAATCATGATCTCGTCGGAAAGGTTGTTGTCAGCACCAAGGCGGGACGGATTCTCAAGCCTGAAAGCCGCGCCAAGCGCGCGGAGAGCCTCTACGGGATCGACTGGGTGAAGGCGTTGCCGTTCGTCGATGAATACGACTATTCCTACGACGGCATCATGCGCGCATTCGAAGATAGCCAGCAGCGGCTGGGCATGGACCACGTTGACATCCTCTACCTCCACGACGTGAGCGGCGAATGGCACCGCGAGGCATATAGCACCCATCTGTCGGCGCTGAGATCGAGCGGTTACAAGGCTTGCGACGAACTGCGGCGGACGGGATCGGTTAAAGCGATCGGCCTCGGCGTCAATGAAACGGCGTCGGTCCTGCAGGTTGCGGAGGAATTCGATCTCGATTGCTCCATGGTCGCCGGACGCTACACCCTGCTCAACCATGGCGCTCTCGACCAATTCTATCCAGAAATGCAGCGTCGGGGCATCGGTATCATTGCGGCTGGCATCTACAACTCCGGCATCCTCGCCGAGGGCAGCAAGTCGATGACAACCACCCGCACCTACGATTGCCAGCCCGCTCCCGAAGCGATCGTCCGGAAGGTCGAGGCGCTCGAAACCGTCTGCGAGCGCCATGGCGTCTCGCTTGCGACTGCAGCGACACAATTTGTCTACGCACATCCGGCAGTGACTGCGGTGGTGCAGGGAGCGCTGACGCCGGAACATGTGGCGGCAAACGTCGCCGCGATCTCAACCCCGATCCCAGCCGCCTTCTGGGACGATCTGAAATCATCCGGCCTCATCCCCGCGGCCGCGCCAGTGCCAACCACGTGA
- a CDS encoding substrate-binding domain-containing protein — MQMFRRSLLKAGIGVALAAATLTGPKLAFAEDKIRIAALSFGESGEYMKAWSTEIKNHPAVKSGQVEITVFDGKYDPLTQANQIDTAITQQFNAIIMAPFDLEASAPPIDKAAEAKIPLIVSALKTKSKNYTASIIVNDTEGGRIIAEELGKRLPKGGNVVLMEGPIGQSAQIERRAGVDAGLAKFPNLKLIEAKTGNWSRAEGQALMENWLLAHPGQINGVLAENDEMALGAIEAMKSAGIDLKTVPVLSIDGIPDAKRAVKKGELAVSLYKYARAEGQGAVDLALHAIKGDDYKPQAEIWGSLMEWKGGKDKDYVVPWLILDATNVEKYM, encoded by the coding sequence ATGCAAATGTTCAGGAGGAGCCTGCTCAAGGCAGGTATAGGAGTGGCACTCGCAGCGGCGACCTTGACCGGACCCAAGCTAGCGTTCGCGGAAGACAAAATTCGGATAGCAGCGCTGTCGTTCGGCGAGTCCGGCGAATACATGAAAGCCTGGTCGACCGAAATCAAGAACCATCCCGCAGTTAAGTCGGGCCAGGTCGAGATTACCGTTTTCGACGGCAAGTATGACCCGCTCACCCAGGCAAACCAGATCGATACCGCGATCACCCAGCAGTTTAATGCGATCATCATGGCACCTTTCGATCTCGAGGCGTCAGCCCCGCCGATCGACAAAGCAGCGGAAGCGAAGATTCCGCTGATCGTATCGGCGCTCAAGACGAAGTCGAAGAACTACACCGCCTCTATTATCGTCAACGATACCGAAGGCGGCCGCATTATCGCTGAAGAACTCGGCAAGCGGCTTCCCAAGGGCGGCAACGTCGTCCTGATGGAAGGCCCGATCGGCCAGTCCGCTCAGATCGAGCGCCGTGCCGGCGTCGACGCCGGCCTCGCCAAGTTCCCCAATCTCAAGCTTATCGAGGCCAAGACAGGCAACTGGAGCCGAGCCGAGGGCCAGGCTCTGATGGAGAACTGGTTGCTCGCCCATCCGGGTCAGATCAACGGGGTTCTTGCTGAGAACGACGAGATGGCGCTCGGCGCGATCGAGGCGATGAAGAGCGCTGGAATCGACCTCAAGACCGTTCCGGTCCTGTCGATCGATGGCATTCCAGACGCCAAGCGCGCCGTGAAGAAGGGCGAGCTGGCGGTGTCACTCTACAAATACGCCCGCGCCGAAGGCCAGGGTGCCGTCGACCTTGCGCTGCATGCGATCAAGGGCGACGACTACAAGCCGCAGGCCGAAATATGGGGCTCGCTGATGGAATGGAAGGGCGGCAAGGACAAGGACTACGTCGTTCCGTGGCTCATCCTCGATGCCACCAACGTCGAGAAATACATGTAA
- a CDS encoding ABC transporter permease — translation MSTIAVEKSGSFRAGEMIRQFSIVLVFLLIVAFFSVASPYFMSWPNWLNLVRQSSINGILAIGVTFVILTKGIDLSVGSVMAIAGMIAASLVTETNEHFVLIGILAGLAVGAGLGLVNGVLVAAIKVPPFVVTLGMLSVARGLTLIFSQGSPIPNLSDAYKWIGSGQVMYLPVPIIILFLVFIVGWVVLNYTTFGRYVYAVGGNEKAARTSGISTKMIVGATYVISGLLAGMAGLVLTARTTAALPQAGIGYELDAIAAVVIGGTSLAGGRGSLLGTLIGALIIGTINNGMDLMGVSSYYQQVLKGTIIVVAVIADQIRK, via the coding sequence ATGAGTACAATCGCTGTGGAAAAATCGGGAAGCTTCCGTGCCGGCGAGATGATAAGGCAATTCAGCATCGTATTGGTGTTCTTGCTGATCGTCGCGTTCTTTTCGGTTGCCAGCCCTTATTTCATGAGCTGGCCGAACTGGCTCAACCTTGTCCGACAGTCGTCGATCAACGGCATTCTGGCGATCGGTGTCACTTTTGTAATCTTAACAAAGGGCATTGACCTGTCCGTTGGTTCGGTCATGGCCATCGCTGGTATGATCGCTGCGAGCCTGGTCACAGAGACGAACGAACACTTCGTACTCATCGGCATCTTGGCCGGACTTGCAGTCGGTGCGGGCCTCGGCCTTGTGAACGGCGTCCTCGTGGCCGCAATCAAAGTTCCGCCGTTCGTGGTGACGCTTGGAATGCTGAGTGTGGCGCGCGGGTTGACGTTGATCTTCTCCCAAGGAAGCCCGATCCCTAATCTTTCCGACGCCTACAAGTGGATCGGCTCCGGCCAGGTCATGTACCTCCCGGTTCCGATTATCATTCTGTTTCTCGTATTCATCGTTGGTTGGGTCGTTCTAAATTACACGACCTTTGGTCGCTACGTCTACGCCGTGGGGGGCAACGAGAAGGCGGCGCGCACGAGCGGTATTTCGACCAAGATGATCGTTGGTGCCACTTACGTTATTTCCGGCCTGCTAGCTGGTATGGCTGGGCTTGTATTGACCGCGCGGACAACTGCCGCGTTGCCGCAAGCCGGCATCGGCTACGAGCTTGATGCGATCGCCGCCGTCGTCATCGGCGGCACCAGCCTCGCAGGCGGGCGCGGTTCGTTGCTGGGTACTCTCATTGGAGCCCTGATTATTGGCACCATCAATAACGGCATGGACCTGATGGGGGTATCTTCCTACTACCAGCAGGTGCTCAAGGGCACCATCATCGTTGTCGCGGTTATCGCCGACCAAATCCGAAAATAG
- a CDS encoding sugar ABC transporter ATP-binding protein: MVNATEKITVQATAQSSSARVLLRAEGVEKSFNGVPALVDGRLTLKAGTVHALCGGNGAGKSTFLNITMGLLRRDAGIVEIDGEQVDFKSAADALRHGIAIITQELSPVPEMTVAENLYLGREPKRLGVLVDFSQMRRDAQAFLDELGFEVDATKKMGELSLAQIQLVEIAKALSYRAHIVIMDEPTSAIGEHEVHVLFNALRKITARGSAIIYVSHKLTEIFEIADEYTVFRDGRFIETGNIKDIDRRHLVTQIVGREVKLVEKGKPLEDAPILLSVSNLARASHFRDISLDVASGEVVGIYGLLGSGRTEFLETIFGLHSPTGGEIVFDGGKVKPGSPKDAIQRGMAMVTEDRKDSGLVLSASIAHNITLSSLALMAISGFIRGDKERRAVQDMIVSQRIKSASPDVAVETLSGGNQQKVVLARCLLTNPKLLICDEPTRGIDEGSKQEIYAFLRDFAAKGNGVLVVSSEAPEIMQLSDRIAIFKQGQLVNVIDGAEASQQTLMDLAS; encoded by the coding sequence ATGGTCAACGCAACTGAGAAGATAACAGTTCAGGCAACCGCGCAGTCGTCGTCAGCACGTGTGCTTCTGCGGGCCGAGGGCGTCGAAAAGTCGTTTAACGGCGTTCCGGCACTCGTTGATGGGCGACTGACTCTAAAGGCTGGCACCGTCCATGCCTTGTGCGGCGGCAATGGCGCCGGCAAGTCGACTTTCCTCAACATCACGATGGGATTGCTCCGCCGCGATGCGGGGATTGTTGAGATCGATGGTGAGCAGGTCGACTTCAAAAGCGCCGCTGACGCTCTGCGTCACGGCATTGCGATTATCACTCAAGAGCTTTCTCCGGTCCCCGAGATGACCGTCGCCGAGAACCTTTACCTTGGACGCGAGCCGAAGCGGCTTGGCGTGCTCGTCGATTTCAGCCAGATGCGCAGGGACGCCCAGGCATTCCTCGATGAGCTCGGTTTCGAAGTTGACGCTACCAAGAAGATGGGAGAATTGAGCCTCGCCCAGATTCAGCTCGTCGAAATTGCGAAGGCTCTCAGCTATAGGGCGCATATCGTCATCATGGACGAGCCGACGTCGGCTATCGGTGAACACGAAGTGCATGTCTTGTTCAACGCGCTCCGCAAAATCACCGCGCGCGGTTCCGCAATTATCTACGTGTCTCACAAACTCACCGAAATCTTTGAAATCGCGGATGAGTACACAGTGTTCCGCGACGGCCGTTTCATCGAGACCGGAAACATCAAAGACATCGACCGCCGTCATCTTGTGACACAGATCGTGGGCCGTGAAGTCAAGCTAGTCGAGAAGGGCAAGCCTCTCGAAGACGCGCCAATCCTGCTTTCGGTCTCGAACTTGGCGCGAGCGTCTCATTTCCGGGACATCTCATTGGACGTGGCGTCGGGCGAAGTCGTCGGCATCTACGGACTGCTTGGGTCCGGACGAACCGAGTTCCTCGAGACAATATTCGGGTTGCACTCACCGACAGGAGGCGAAATTGTCTTCGACGGCGGCAAGGTCAAGCCAGGCAGTCCGAAGGATGCGATCCAGCGTGGCATGGCGATGGTGACCGAGGACCGCAAGGACAGCGGTCTCGTGCTGTCGGCATCCATTGCCCATAACATCACGCTTTCCTCGCTCGCCTTGATGGCCATCAGCGGTTTCATCCGCGGGGACAAAGAGCGCCGCGCGGTCCAAGACATGATCGTCTCACAGAGGATCAAGTCGGCGTCGCCGGATGTTGCCGTCGAAACTCTGTCAGGCGGCAACCAGCAAAAGGTCGTGCTGGCTCGATGCCTTCTGACGAATCCGAAGCTGCTCATTTGCGACGAACCGACGCGCGGCATCGACGAAGGTTCTAAGCAGGAGATCTACGCGTTCCTGCGGGACTTCGCGGCAAAAGGTAACGGCGTCCTGGTGGTCTCCTCGGAGGCACCGGAGATCATGCAGCTCAGTGACAGGATCGCGATCTTCAAGCAGGGGCAGCTCGTCAACGTAATCGACGGTGCCGAGGCATCACAACAGACGCTCATGGATTTGGCGAGCTGA